In Mucilaginibacter celer, one DNA window encodes the following:
- a CDS encoding undecaprenyl-diphosphate phosphatase, protein MTLIHVIILAIIEGITEFLPVSSTGHMIIASSVMGIAADPFVKLFTIAIQLGAILSVVILYWKRFLQSVNFYLKLFIAFIPAAIFGVLFSKKIDALLESVYVVGITLFVGGIILLFVDKWFNKPVVKAEKDISNLTALKIGFFQCLAMIPGTSRSAATIVGGMTQKLSRTAAAEFSFFLAVPTMFAATGKKLYDFYKEGHVFTGDEIKLLAIGNVIAFVVALLAIKTFITFVERKGFKLFGWYRIIVGAIIIGLMLSGYQLQNV, encoded by the coding sequence ATGACACTCATCCACGTTATTATCCTGGCTATTATTGAAGGGATAACCGAATTTTTGCCCGTATCATCAACCGGGCACATGATTATTGCCTCATCAGTAATGGGCATAGCTGCCGATCCTTTTGTAAAGTTATTTACCATCGCCATCCAATTAGGAGCCATCCTTTCGGTTGTTATTTTGTACTGGAAACGATTTCTGCAATCAGTTAATTTTTATTTGAAACTGTTTATTGCCTTTATCCCGGCAGCTATTTTCGGCGTACTTTTTAGCAAGAAAATTGACGCTCTGTTGGAGAGCGTATATGTAGTAGGCATTACCTTATTTGTTGGCGGCATTATTTTGCTGTTTGTTGATAAATGGTTCAATAAACCGGTGGTAAAGGCCGAAAAAGATATCAGTAATTTAACTGCACTTAAAATTGGATTTTTCCAATGCCTGGCCATGATTCCTGGCACTTCACGTTCAGCAGCCACCATTGTTGGCGGCATGACCCAAAAGCTTAGTCGTACAGCCGCTGCCGAATTTTCGTTTTTTTTAGCCGTGCCAACCATGTTTGCAGCCACAGGTAAGAAGCTTTATGATTTTTACAAGGAGGGACATGTTTTCACCGGCGATGAGATTAAGCTTTTAGCTATAGGTAACGTTATTGCCTTTGTTGTGGCCTTATTGGCTATAAAAACCTTTATAACTTTTGTTGAACGCAAAGGATTTAAATTATTTGGTTGGTACCGTATCATTGTAGGTGCCATAATCATCGGCCTGATGTTAAGCGGTTACCAACTGCAAAACGTTTAA
- a CDS encoding DUF3098 domain-containing protein — translation MAQKIKPTTTIKTSASAAAAKPVAPAQPVQFIFDKSNYKFLIISVAIVALGFVLMSGTTDIYSATKIVIAPVVVLAGFGLGFYAILKKPSVN, via the coding sequence ATGGCACAAAAAATTAAACCTACAACAACTATAAAAACATCAGCCTCGGCCGCCGCAGCTAAACCTGTAGCGCCTGCGCAACCGGTACAGTTTATATTTGATAAAAGCAATTATAAATTTCTGATCATCAGCGTGGCTATTGTTGCTTTGGGTTTCGTACTCATGTCGGGCACTACAGATATTTACAGTGCTACCAAAATAGTTATCGCCCCGGTTGTGGTACTGGCCGGTTTTGGTTTAGGCTTTTATGCTATACTTAAAAAGCCGTCGGTTAATTAA
- a CDS encoding cell division protein FtsX, which yields MEEFEASASSKKTKTIYISTVFGIAMVLLMVGLLGLILVYAKNISSYVKENIVLNIFVDDAAHESDVLQLQKQLDGNIMVKQTQYVSKELAARNLQKDLGEDFVKFLGYNPLSQSVDIYLKAEYANNKDIEKFKAELLKNPLIKEVKYQQSLVDQMNQNVTTISLIILTFAGIFVVLSVALINNTIRLAIYSQRFLIKSMQLVGATKGFIRKPFLLYGIWHGLLGGLIAIILLIGTLYIAYDNVPELVFLQNYYDFGVVFLGVVGLGIFISGFSTFLAVNKFLRLKIYDLYR from the coding sequence ATGGAAGAATTTGAAGCAAGTGCATCGTCAAAAAAAACCAAAACCATATACATTTCAACTGTATTTGGTATAGCCATGGTGTTGTTAATGGTGGGTTTACTGGGCCTGATATTGGTTTACGCCAAAAATATATCGAGCTACGTAAAGGAAAATATCGTACTCAATATTTTTGTTGATGATGCCGCGCACGAAAGTGATGTATTACAGCTTCAAAAACAGTTGGATGGCAACATTATGGTAAAGCAAACCCAGTATGTAAGTAAAGAGCTGGCAGCCCGCAACCTGCAAAAAGATCTTGGCGAAGACTTTGTGAAGTTTTTGGGTTATAACCCGCTATCACAATCGGTAGATATTTACCTGAAAGCCGAATATGCCAACAACAAGGATATCGAAAAATTTAAAGCCGAACTGCTTAAAAACCCGTTAATAAAAGAGGTGAAATACCAGCAATCGCTGGTTGACCAGATGAACCAGAACGTAACTACCATCAGTTTGATCATCCTTACCTTTGCCGGAATTTTTGTGGTGCTTTCGGTAGCGTTAATTAACAATACCATCAGGTTGGCCATTTATTCGCAGCGATTCCTCATTAAATCAATGCAGCTGGTTGGCGCTACCAAAGGTTTTATCCGCAAGCCGTTTTTGTTGTACGGCATCTGGCATGGTTTGTTAGGCGGTTTAATAGCAATTATACTGTTGATAGGTACACTATACATTGCTTATGATAACGTACCCGAACTGGTGTTTTTACAAAACTACTATGATTTTGGCGTTGTGTTTTTAGGCGTGGTTGGTCTGGGTATTTTTATATCAGGCTTCAGCACATTTTTAGCAGTTAACAAATTTTTACGTTTAAAAATATACGATCTGTATAGATAA
- a CDS encoding ABC transporter ATP-binding protein — MHYVKPYNKTFVVATFLTIFIAANALLQPILIQRTLDINILNDDYNGLVFMVELMIGQLIIQTFAQYYQTYLTNALGQYVIRDLRIDIFNHITSLRLKYFDRTPIGMLITRTVSDLETIADIFSEGLISIMGDMLLVIAVIGYMLWQDWKLALITLIPMPFLFASTYVFKEAIKSSFQEVRTQVARLNTFLAEHISGMSVIQIFAREDQEMRKFKAVNEKYRDANIRSNWYYSIFFPVVEILFAICMGLLVWYGCKRMLSDSQIAAITSSGKGITPGLITSFIVLLNMLFRPIRQLADKFNTLQMGMVGADRIFKVLDTDEVAENKGTLRTGRLQGDISFDKVWFAYNDENWVLKNISFHIKPGETLALVGATGAGKSSTINILNRFYEIGQGCVKVDGHDIHDYDVNYLRSQIATVIQDVFLFSDTIANNISLNNPTITRDEIIAAAKDVGAHDFIERLPGGYDYNVMERGSTLSAGQSQLISFIRALVYNPAILVLDEATSSVDTETEILIQNAINKLMQGRTAIVIAHRLSTIQNADRIIVLDHGEIMEMGTHQELLKIENGHYRKLYDLQFNSAGIVKS; from the coding sequence ATGCATTACGTAAAGCCCTATAACAAAACATTTGTTGTAGCCACTTTTCTAACCATTTTTATAGCCGCCAATGCCCTGCTGCAGCCTATTCTTATTCAGCGCACATTGGATATTAATATCCTGAACGATGATTATAACGGCCTGGTTTTTATGGTTGAGCTGATGATTGGCCAGTTAATCATCCAAACTTTTGCTCAGTATTACCAAACCTATTTAACTAATGCCCTGGGCCAGTATGTGATCCGCGATTTGAGGATTGATATTTTTAATCACATTACCAGTTTAAGGCTAAAATATTTTGATCGTACGCCTATCGGGATGCTCATCACCCGTACCGTATCCGATCTGGAAACAATTGCTGATATTTTTTCCGAAGGTTTGATCTCTATTATGGGCGATATGCTGCTGGTGATAGCAGTTATCGGCTACATGCTTTGGCAGGATTGGAAGCTGGCACTCATTACCCTCATCCCTATGCCATTCCTGTTCGCTTCAACTTATGTATTTAAGGAAGCCATTAAATCATCCTTCCAGGAGGTGCGTACACAGGTGGCCCGGCTTAACACCTTTTTGGCCGAACATATCTCGGGCATGAGCGTGATCCAGATCTTCGCCCGTGAAGACCAGGAGATGCGCAAGTTTAAAGCCGTAAACGAAAAATACCGCGACGCCAATATCCGTTCTAACTGGTATTACTCCATATTTTTCCCGGTAGTTGAGATTTTGTTTGCTATTTGTATGGGCCTGCTGGTATGGTATGGCTGCAAACGGATGCTTTCGGATAGCCAGATTGCCGCCATAACCTCATCCGGAAAAGGTATTACCCCCGGGCTCATCACCAGTTTCATCGTACTGCTTAACATGCTTTTCAGGCCTATCCGCCAGCTGGCAGATAAATTTAACACCCTGCAAATGGGCATGGTAGGTGCCGATCGTATTTTTAAAGTGCTGGATACCGACGAAGTTGCCGAAAATAAAGGCACCCTGCGTACAGGCAGGCTACAGGGCGATATCAGCTTTGATAAGGTTTGGTTTGCTTACAACGATGAAAACTGGGTGCTGAAAAACATCAGCTTCCATATTAAACCCGGCGAAACACTGGCCCTGGTAGGGGCAACCGGTGCCGGCAAATCATCAACCATCAATATTCTTAATCGTTTTTATGAGATAGGGCAGGGCTGTGTAAAGGTTGACGGGCACGATATTCATGATTATGATGTAAACTACCTGCGCTCGCAGATAGCCACCGTAATACAGGATGTGTTTTTGTTTAGCGATACCATAGCCAATAACATCAGCCTCAATAATCCAACAATAACCCGTGATGAAATTATAGCCGCCGCTAAAGATGTAGGCGCGCACGATTTTATTGAGCGCTTGCCCGGCGGGTACGATTACAATGTGATGGAGCGCGGCTCAACGCTTTCGGCAGGGCAATCGCAGTTGATTTCGTTTATCAGGGCGCTGGTTTACAATCCCGCTATTTTGGTACTGGATGAAGCAACCTCTTCGGTAGATACCGAGACCGAGATCCTGATTCAGAATGCCATCAATAAACTGATGCAGGGCCGTACCGCTATAGTGATAGCCCACCGCTTATCAACCATTCAAAATGCCGACAGGATCATTGTGCTTGACCACGGCGAGATTATGGAAATGGGTACCCACCAGGAACTGTTGAAAATTGAGAACGGGCATTACCGTAAGCTGTACGATCTGCAGTTTAACTCGGCGGGGATAGTTAAGTCGTAA